One Candidatus Nanopelagicales bacterium genomic window carries:
- a CDS encoding SprT family zinc-dependent metalloprotease: protein MSTASASLTVSGIDIDVVYKDIKHLHIGVYPPMGRVRIAAPLRFDDDAVRVVAVKRLAWIKKHRARLQATERQTPREMVTGESHYVWGIRHRLKVIERPGRAHVETDADRLILYVRPGADSAARMAVLQGWQREQLRDRISGLVEKWQPLVGRSVSRWNIRRMKTRWGSCNCETGSIWFNLELAKKHPDCLEFVVVHEMTHLLERSHGERFTKLMDGFMPDWRARRDQLNSAPLAGEGWGSL from the coding sequence ATGAGTACCGCTAGCGCCTCCCTGACCGTCAGCGGGATCGACATCGACGTCGTCTACAAGGACATCAAGCACCTGCACATCGGCGTGTACCCGCCGATGGGACGTGTCCGCATCGCCGCGCCTCTGCGGTTCGACGATGACGCCGTGCGTGTTGTCGCGGTGAAGCGTCTGGCCTGGATCAAGAAGCATCGAGCCCGGCTCCAGGCGACTGAGCGCCAGACGCCACGGGAGATGGTGACGGGGGAGTCCCACTACGTGTGGGGGATCCGGCATCGGTTGAAGGTCATCGAGCGGCCCGGCAGGGCACATGTCGAGACCGACGCGGACCGGCTGATTCTGTACGTCCGGCCGGGCGCGGATTCGGCCGCACGCATGGCCGTGCTCCAGGGGTGGCAACGGGAACAGCTGCGAGACCGGATTTCGGGCTTGGTTGAGAAGTGGCAACCCTTGGTGGGGCGATCGGTCTCGCGATGGAACATCCGGAGGATGAAGACCCGGTGGGGTTCCTGCAACTGTGAGACCGGGAGCATCTGGTTCAACCTGGAGTTGGCCAAGAAGCATCCCGACTGCCTTGAGTTCGTCGTGGTCCACGAGATGACCCACCTGCTCGAGCGCAGCCACGGCGAACGCTTCACGAAGCTGATGGACGGTTTCATGCCCGACTGGCGTGCTCGCCGCGACCAGTTGAACAGTGCGCCGCTGGCGGGTGAGGGGTGGGGGAGCCTCTGA